The Vibrio metoecus sequence AGCGGCCGATATCGTTATCACTAATAAAGTGGTACTCACCCGTGAAATGCTGGTTCAGTTGCCTAAGCTCAAGTTGATCGCCATTTCTGCCACGGGCACCAACAACGTCGATTTGCAGGCGTGTCGTGATCTCAATATCACGGTGTGTAATGTGCAAGGCTATGCTACGCGCTCTGTACCAGAGCATGTGATCGCCATGATGTTTGCTCTAAGGCGTAATCTTATCGGTTATCACAATGATATTGCGGCCGGAGAGTGGCAGCGCCATAAGCAGTTCTGTTTTTTCACGCATCCTATCGGCGATATTGCGGGCTCCACCATGGGCATTATCGGCAGTGGTGCATTAGGACAAGCGACGGCGAATTTAGCGCGCGCATTAGGTATGCATGTGCTGTTTGCTGAACGTAAAGGTCAGTTGGAATGCCGCGATGGGTACACACCATTTGAGCAAGTGTTGGCGCAATCCGATGTGTTATCCCTGCACTGTCCGCTAATGGATGAAACGCGCAATATTATCTCGGAAGCGGAATTGGTGCAGATGAAGCCCAATGCTCTACTGATCAATACTGGGCGCGGTGGTTTAGTGGATGAACAGGCGCTGGTAGATGCGCTGAAAAGACGTCAAATTGCTGGGGCTGGGGTGGATGTGTTTAGTGTCGAGCCTGCGGATATGGATAACCCACTGATTGCCAACCGTGATCTGCCCAATCTTCTGCTGACACCGCATGTGGCGTGGGGCAGTGATTCCTCGATACAACAACTCGCGACTATCTTGATCGACAACATCAGTGCATTTATGCGTGGTGAAGCGAAAAATCGAGTCGTCTAGAAGTTGCTTTGTTGATTATGTGTGTGATTTATATCGCCATAATTTAATTGGTGTTGTGAATGGTTCTTACAGGTTGTTACACTCGGAGCGCTTTTTTACTCTAAGAACAACGTCAGGAATCATTCATGGTTAATCAACATAAACATACCGTCACCTTCAGTGGTGAGGGTAAAGAGTTTTTTGGGATCTGGAGTGTCAATCTTCTGCTCTCCATTATTACCTTAGGCATCTACTCTGCATGGGCTAAGGTGCGTACTAAGCGCTATTTCTACGGCAATACTTTCATTGCGGGCGATAACTTTGAATATCATGCCCAGCCGATGCAAATCCTCAAAGGGCGTTTGGTCGCATTCGCCGCTGTTCTCGTGTGGTTCGTGGCTAACTCTTTATTCCCAATTGCTTCATTGCTGTTGCTCTTGGTGTTTTATTTTGCTTTGCCTTGGCTGCTTTGGAGCAACGCCCGCTTTGATTCGGCGATGACCAGCTTTCGTAATGTGCACTTCTCCTTTAACGGCACACTGCAAGAAGCCTATTTCTCGTTTATGGGGAGAGGCATCGGTGCTCTAGTTTTGCTGCTGATCTACTTTGTTATTGCTTCGGTCTCAGCGTCTGTTTCGGCAAGTCTTTCTGTTGTCATGTTTATTGGCTCTTTTTTAGTGATGGCGGCGCTCTATGCTTGGGTTATTGCTGGCGTGCAAAACTATTTTGCTAATGGTTATCGTTATGGGGATTGGCAGTTTAGCGCCCAACTGACTACGCGCTTCTTCCTACATACCTATTTAAAAGCAGC is a genomic window containing:
- a CDS encoding YjgN family protein; this encodes MVNQHKHTVTFSGEGKEFFGIWSVNLLLSIITLGIYSAWAKVRTKRYFYGNTFIAGDNFEYHAQPMQILKGRLVAFAAVLVWFVANSLFPIASLLLLLVFYFALPWLLWSNARFDSAMTSFRNVHFSFNGTLQEAYFSFMGRGIGALVLLLIYFVIASVSASVSASLSVVMFIGSFLVMAALYAWVIAGVQNYFANGYRYGDWQFSAQLTTRFFLHTYLKAAAIGVASMLAIISMVLIMVFGSIDFSNLTNWESSLLASGSPFMLIATVYIGMIVMGIAVTAYITSRVRNYIFSQLVMQQALNEDTAFRFESTLSARGYTGLVISNFLLQAVTVGIARPWVMVRTTRYLAERTAVIGDMDALKSTDQSSDVKSAISDELAQAFDLGIGIG
- a CDS encoding D-2-hydroxyacid dehydrogenase, with product MSLPTLVFLDRATIPRHIPLPALPFEHHWVEYDACEPHQVVERLLAADIVITNKVVLTREMLVQLPKLKLIAISATGTNNVDLQACRDLNITVCNVQGYATRSVPEHVIAMMFALRRNLIGYHNDIAAGEWQRHKQFCFFTHPIGDIAGSTMGIIGSGALGQATANLARALGMHVLFAERKGQLECRDGYTPFEQVLAQSDVLSLHCPLMDETRNIISEAELVQMKPNALLINTGRGGLVDEQALVDALKRRQIAGAGVDVFSVEPADMDNPLIANRDLPNLLLTPHVAWGSDSSIQQLATILIDNISAFMRGEAKNRVV